In Pectobacterium actinidiae, the DNA window AAGGAACAGCATGACAGATGTAACCGTAAAATCGCTGGCCGCAGAGATTCAGACGCCGGTTGACCGCCTGATACAGCAGTTTGCTGATGCGGGAATGACCAAGTCTGCATCGGACTCTGTGACCCAGCATGAAAAAGAAACGTTATTGGCGCATTTGAACCGCGATCGCGGTAATGCACCGAGTAAATTGACGCTGCAACGCAAAACGCGCAGCACGTTAAATGTCCCTAGCACCGGCGGAAAAAGTAAGTCGGTGCAGATCGAAGTCCGCAAGACACGCACTTATGTAAAACGCGATCCGATTGATGCCCAACAGGCTGAAGAGGAAGAGCAGGCACGGCGTGAAGCGGAAGAACAGGCACAACGTGCCGCTGAAGAGCAGGCTAAACGCGAGGCCGATCTGCGCGAAGCTGCTGAGAAAGCGAAGCGTGCTGCCGACGAGCAAGCCAAACGTGAGGCCGCTGAAAAAGCTAAGCGTGATGTAGCGGAAAAAGAAAAAGTGACGAACCAACAAAACGAAAATATGACCAAGCCGGCTCAGTCTGAGAAAGCGAAACGTGAAGCGGAAGCTGCCGAACTTAAGCGTAAAGCAGAAGAAACTGCACGTCTTAAGGTTGAAGAAGAAGCTCGTCGTATTGCTGAAGAAGCTCGCCGTATGGCTGAAGAAAATGCCGGGCGTTGGGAAGCGGAAAGCGCTAAACCTGAAGAATCTGCCGATTATCATGTGACGACCTCTCATCATGCCCGCGAAGCGGAAGATGAAAACGACCGCCAGGTTGAAGGTGAGCGCCGTACCCGTACTCGCGCAGCCAAAGTCACCAAGCAGAAGAAAGGTAATCGCCAGTCTGAGTCCAAGGCTGACCGTGAAGAAGCGCGTGCCGTTACCCGTGGCGGTAAAGGTAAACGTAAGCCAAGTACACTGCAACAGAGCTTCAATAAGCCCGCTCAGGCAGTGAACCGCGATGTGATCATCGGCGAAACGGTTACCGTTGCTGAACTGGCTAACAAAATGGCCGTTAAAGGCTCTCAGGTCATCAAGACGATGATGAAACTGGGCGCAATGGCAACCATCAACCAAGTCATCGACCAGGAAACTGCGCAACTCGTCGCGGAAGAGATGGGCCATAAAGTCATCCTGCGTCGTGAGAACGAGCTGGAAGAAGCGGTAATGAGTGACCGTGATACCGGTGTTGCAGCGGAATCCCGCGCACCCGTCGTGACCATCATGGGTCACGTTGACCACGGTAAAACCTCACTGCTTGACTATATTCGTTCAACGAAAGTAGCAGCAGGTGAAGCGGGTGGTATTACCCAGCACATCGGTGCTTACCACGTTGAAACTGACAACGGTATGATCACGTTCCTGGATACACCGGGACACGCCGCGTTTACCGCAATGCGTGCTCGTGGTGCTCAGGCAACGGATATCGTGGTACTGGTTGTTGCAGCGGATGATGGCGTGATGCCTCAGACCATCGAAGCGATCCAGCATGCGAAAGCGGCTCAGGTTCCGGTTGTTGTTGCAGTAAACAAAATCGATAAGCCTGATTCTGATCCAGACCGTGTGAAAACTGAACTGTCTCAGTACGGCATCATGCCGGAAGAGTGGGGCGGCGAATCTCAGTTTGTCCACGTATCCGCTAAAGCCGGTACGGGTATCGATGAACTGCTGGATGCGATTCTGTTGCAGGCTGAAGTTCTGGAACTGAAAGCGGTCCGTAGCGGCATGGCGAACGGTGTTGTGATCGAATCCTTCCTGGATAAAGGTCGTGGCCCGGTTGCAACCGTACTGGTACGTGAAGGTACGCTGAATAAAGGCGATATCGTTCTGTGCGGCTTCGAATATGGCCGTGTTCGTGCGATGCGCGATGAGTTAGGTCGTGAGATCACGTCTGCGGGTCCTTCTATTCCTGTCGAAATTCTCGGTATGTCCGGTGTGCCTGCCGCAGGTGACGAAGCAACGGTTGTTCGTGACGAGAAGAAAGCGCGTGAAGTGGCCTTGTATCGTCAAGGTAAATTCCGTGAAGTTAAACTGGCTCGTCAGCAGAAATCTAAACTGGAAAACATGTTTGCCAACATGACAGAAGGTGAAGTTTCTGAGCTGAACATCGTTCTGAAATCTGACGTTCAGGGTTCTTGTGAAGCGATTTCCGACTCACTGCAGAAACTGTCTACTGACGAAGTGAAAGTGAAGATTGTCGGTTCCGGTGTGGGCGGTATCACAGAAACGGACGCCACGCTGGCAGCGGCATCGAATGCGATTATCCTTGGCTTTAACGTTCGTGCAGATGCATCAGCTCGCCGCGTCGTTGAAGCGGAAAGTCTGGATCTGCGTTATTACTCTGTCATCTATGATTTGATCGACGAAGTGAAACAGGCGATGAGCGGTATGCTGGCGCCGGAATATAAGCAAGAGATCATCGGTCTGGCCGAAGTGCGTGATGTCTTTAAATCACCGAAATTTGGCGCTATCGCTGGTTGTATGGTGACGGAAGGTATCGTTAAACGTCACAACAAGATCCGTGTACTGCGTGACAACGTGGTGATCTATGAAGGCGAGCTGGAATCTCTGCGCCGCTTCAAAGATGACGTTAACGAAGTCCGTAACGGCATGGAATGTGGTATCGGCGTGAAGAACTACAATGATGTTCGCCCTGGCGATATGATCGAAGTCTTTGAAACGATTGAGATCAAACGTACGATCGCGTAATCCGTTTTCAGCGACGACGTAAATGATTCGTAAG includes these proteins:
- the infB gene encoding translation initiation factor IF-2 yields the protein MTDVTVKSLAAEIQTPVDRLIQQFADAGMTKSASDSVTQHEKETLLAHLNRDRGNAPSKLTLQRKTRSTLNVPSTGGKSKSVQIEVRKTRTYVKRDPIDAQQAEEEEQARREAEEQAQRAAEEQAKREADLREAAEKAKRAADEQAKREAAEKAKRDVAEKEKVTNQQNENMTKPAQSEKAKREAEAAELKRKAEETARLKVEEEARRIAEEARRMAEENAGRWEAESAKPEESADYHVTTSHHAREAEDENDRQVEGERRTRTRAAKVTKQKKGNRQSESKADREEARAVTRGGKGKRKPSTLQQSFNKPAQAVNRDVIIGETVTVAELANKMAVKGSQVIKTMMKLGAMATINQVIDQETAQLVAEEMGHKVILRRENELEEAVMSDRDTGVAAESRAPVVTIMGHVDHGKTSLLDYIRSTKVAAGEAGGITQHIGAYHVETDNGMITFLDTPGHAAFTAMRARGAQATDIVVLVVAADDGVMPQTIEAIQHAKAAQVPVVVAVNKIDKPDSDPDRVKTELSQYGIMPEEWGGESQFVHVSAKAGTGIDELLDAILLQAEVLELKAVRSGMANGVVIESFLDKGRGPVATVLVREGTLNKGDIVLCGFEYGRVRAMRDELGREITSAGPSIPVEILGMSGVPAAGDEATVVRDEKKAREVALYRQGKFREVKLARQQKSKLENMFANMTEGEVSELNIVLKSDVQGSCEAISDSLQKLSTDEVKVKIVGSGVGGITETDATLAAASNAIILGFNVRADASARRVVEAESLDLRYYSVIYDLIDEVKQAMSGMLAPEYKQEIIGLAEVRDVFKSPKFGAIAGCMVTEGIVKRHNKIRVLRDNVVIYEGELESLRRFKDDVNEVRNGMECGIGVKNYNDVRPGDMIEVFETIEIKRTIA